In Sporichthyaceae bacterium, the following are encoded in one genomic region:
- a CDS encoding TetR/AcrR family transcriptional regulator, with the protein MTERAEQIAETRRRIVEATAHLHETVGPAATTVVAIAAAAGVTRLTVYRHFPDDEAMFAACSAHWLSGQRPPDPTAWATESDPEQRLRVGLRDLYRFYAEGEPMLLRVHRDFDVLPETQRDTLVNLDRVVTRALIEPFVVTGTQRRKVRAALAHATSFGTWHDLCVRNQLSRSVAIELMAGLVRAAGLS; encoded by the coding sequence ATGACCGAACGTGCGGAGCAGATTGCGGAAACCCGCCGTCGGATCGTCGAGGCAACCGCCCACCTGCACGAGACGGTCGGCCCGGCGGCCACCACCGTGGTCGCCATCGCCGCCGCGGCCGGGGTCACCCGGTTGACGGTGTATCGCCATTTTCCGGATGACGAGGCCATGTTCGCCGCCTGCTCGGCCCACTGGTTGTCCGGTCAACGCCCCCCGGATCCCACGGCGTGGGCCACGGAATCGGATCCCGAGCAGCGGCTCCGCGTGGGCCTGAGGGATCTGTATCGGTTCTACGCCGAGGGTGAACCGATGCTGCTGCGGGTGCATCGCGACTTCGACGTGCTGCCCGAAACCCAGCGCGACACCTTGGTGAACCTCGACCGGGTAGTGACCCGAGCGCTGATCGAACCGTTCGTGGTGACCGGAACGCAACGGCGCAAGGTGCGCGCGGCGCTGGCCCACGCCACGTCGTTCGGGACCTGGCACGACCTGTGCGTGCGCAATCAGCTGTCCCGGTCCGTCGCGATCGAGTTGATGGCCGGGTTGGTTCGCGCAGCCGGGCTCAGCTGA